AGGGACGCCGACAAAGTGATATCCATTCTAAACAATTATATGATAGGCAGCATGTCTTTGATTATCAACAGGGTAAGGGGCGACCTTATACTTAATTACGAAATGCTGGATATAGACAACATTATAGAGCTTTTGGGCGTTATGCCCTTGGGCGTTGTGCCCGAGAGCGACGACATATCGGCTTACACATCTATGGGCGCGCGCCTCAAAAGCGGGTCTGAGGCCCAAAAAGCGTTTGATATTTTGGCGCATAACCTTCATTATGGGACCAAAAAGATGTATGACTGCACCTCAAAGTTCAAGGGCGTATTGGGCAAAATCAAACGCAATCTAAAAAGGATGGGATAGGGCATGAGCAAACAAAAAAAAGAATTGGCCGTCAAAAGGCTAAAAAGAGTATTGACTGTGGATAAAGTAAGCCCTTCGTCCGTAAGGCTGGGCGAAGTTTTAAAAAGCGATTTGGTTTTGCTGTTTAATAATTATATGGACGTGGACAATCTTCAATTGGACATCAATTTTGACCAAAACGGCGTTTGCTATGTAACGGTCAATGTCA
The Clostridiales bacterium genome window above contains:
- a CDS encoding cell division topological specificity factor MinE is translated as MSKQKKELAVKRLKRVLTVDKVSPSSVRLGEVLKSDLVLLFNNYMDVDNLQLDINFDQNGVCYVTVNVISNKLKNFSAIL